One Vibrio campbellii CAIM 519 = NBRC 15631 = ATCC 25920 genomic window carries:
- the fkpB gene encoding FKBP-type peptidyl-prolyl cis-trans isomerase codes for MTTINQDSAVTLHFTIKMQDGSVADSTHNMGKPAKFVMGDGSLSENFEQCLLGLQVGEEKAIELKAADAFGMPNPDHIHHMDRTKFVGEAEVEVGTIMAFSGPDGMEIPGIITEIAGDSVTVDFNHPLAGQDVTFEVEILSVE; via the coding sequence GTGACAACAATAAATCAAGATTCAGCAGTAACGCTGCACTTTACCATCAAAATGCAAGATGGCTCTGTAGCAGACAGCACACACAATATGGGTAAGCCTGCTAAATTCGTGATGGGCGATGGCAGTTTGAGTGAGAACTTTGAGCAATGCCTACTAGGCTTACAAGTAGGTGAAGAAAAGGCGATCGAACTAAAAGCCGCTGATGCGTTTGGTATGCCGAACCCAGACCATATCCACCATATGGACCGCACTAAATTTGTTGGCGAAGCGGAAGTTGAAGTCGGCACGATCATGGCATTCAGCGGTCCAGACGGTATGGAAATCCCGGGCATCATTACTGAGATTGCTGGCGACTCAGTGACAGTGGATTTCAACCATCCACTCGCGGGACAAGACGTGACTTTCGAAGTCGAAATTTTGTCAGTAGAATAG
- the ispH gene encoding 4-hydroxy-3-methylbut-2-enyl diphosphate reductase: MSNEMKILLANPRGFCAGVDRAISIVERALEMYQPPIYVRHEVVHNRFVVEGLKQRGAIFVEELHEVPDNNIVIFSAHGVSQAVRQEAKSRDLTVFDATCPLVTKVHMEVARASRRNMEVVLIGHAGHPEVEGTMGQYSSETGGMYLVETPADVEKLKSIVKDPSDLHYVSQTTLSVDETADVIEELRRVFPEIQGPRKDDICYATQNRQDAVRELSADVDVMVVVGSKNSSNSTRLKELAEKLGTPGYLTDCPEDIKPEWFEGKVKVGVTAGASAPEELVNQILDRIKELVGAEAVDEVLGREENMFFEVPKELQIKQVD, translated from the coding sequence ATGAGCAATGAAATGAAAATCCTGTTAGCTAACCCACGTGGTTTCTGTGCTGGTGTTGACCGCGCGATTAGCATCGTAGAGCGTGCGCTAGAGATGTATCAGCCACCAATCTATGTTCGACATGAAGTGGTACACAACCGCTTTGTGGTTGAAGGTCTAAAGCAGCGTGGTGCTATCTTCGTTGAAGAATTGCACGAAGTGCCAGACAACAACATTGTGATTTTCTCCGCTCATGGTGTGTCACAAGCCGTACGCCAAGAAGCGAAGTCTCGTGATTTAACAGTATTCGATGCAACGTGTCCGCTGGTAACCAAAGTACACATGGAAGTAGCGCGCGCGAGCCGTCGAAATATGGAAGTGGTACTGATTGGTCATGCTGGTCACCCAGAAGTGGAAGGTACAATGGGCCAGTACTCTAGCGAGACGGGCGGTATGTACCTTGTGGAAACGCCAGCCGATGTTGAGAAGCTAAAATCGATCGTAAAAGATCCATCGGATCTGCACTACGTAAGCCAAACAACATTGTCTGTCGATGAAACCGCAGACGTAATTGAAGAGTTACGCCGCGTATTCCCAGAGATTCAAGGTCCTCGTAAAGATGATATCTGCTACGCGACGCAAAACCGTCAAGATGCTGTGCGTGAGCTCTCTGCTGATGTTGATGTGATGGTCGTTGTGGGTTCTAAGAACTCTTCAAACTCTACTCGCTTAAAAGAGTTGGCTGAAAAGCTAGGCACTCCGGGCTACTTAACGGACTGCCCAGAAGACATCAAGCCAGAGTGGTTTGAGGGTAAGGTAAAAGTCGGTGTGACTGCCGGCGCATCTGCACCAGAAGAGTTGGTAAACCAAATCCTAGATCGCATCAAAGAACTGGTTGGTGCTGAGGCAGTAGATGAAGTGCTTGGTCGTGAAGAGAACATGTTCTTCGAAGTACCAAAAGAACTGCAAATTAAGCAAGTCGATTAA
- the murJ gene encoding murein biosynthesis integral membrane protein MurJ gives MSKRLLKSGMIVSAMTLISRVLGLVRDVVVANLMGAGASADVFFFANKIPNFLRRLFAEGAFSQAFVPVLTESHAQGDMDKTRELIARAAGTLGVIVSIVTILGVLGSGVVTALFGFGWFLDWMHGGPAAEKFELASVMLKITFPYLWFITFVALSGAILNTLGKFAVSSFTPVFLNVMIILAAWFISPQLSQPEIGLAIGVLLGGLVQFLFQIPFLIKAGVMVKPKWGWRDPGVVKIRTLMIPALFGVSVSQINLLFDTFIASFLQTGSISWLYYSDRLLEFPLGLFGIAIATVILPALSRKHVDAHSEGFAHTMDWGVRMVTLLGIPAMLGLMVLAKPMLMVLFMRGEFSPQDVHQASLSLLAYASGLLNFMLIKVLAPGYYSRQDTKTPVKYGIIAMVTNMVFNAIFAYFYGYVGLAIATALSAFVNMALLYRGLHIAGVYQITKRTVLFIIRLVIAGAAMVAAILWQLEDMSVWLGWSFAHRSGVLGMLVGLGAVVYLAVVFLLGIRLKDLKAGTE, from the coding sequence GTGAGTAAACGACTGCTCAAGTCTGGCATGATCGTCAGTGCCATGACATTAATTTCGCGCGTCCTAGGTTTAGTTCGTGATGTAGTAGTAGCAAACTTGATGGGGGCCGGCGCGAGTGCCGACGTCTTCTTCTTTGCCAATAAAATCCCTAATTTCTTACGTCGTCTGTTTGCTGAAGGCGCGTTTTCTCAGGCTTTTGTACCAGTACTAACCGAAAGCCACGCCCAAGGGGATATGGACAAAACCCGAGAGTTGATTGCCCGTGCTGCTGGTACGTTAGGTGTGATTGTCTCTATTGTTACCATTCTTGGGGTTTTAGGCTCTGGCGTCGTAACGGCACTTTTTGGCTTTGGTTGGTTCTTGGACTGGATGCATGGTGGCCCGGCGGCGGAGAAGTTCGAACTTGCCAGCGTGATGCTCAAAATTACCTTTCCTTATTTATGGTTCATCACTTTTGTAGCGCTTTCGGGGGCTATCCTCAATACGTTAGGTAAGTTTGCGGTTTCTTCTTTTACCCCTGTCTTCCTCAATGTGATGATCATTTTGGCTGCATGGTTTATCTCGCCGCAGCTATCGCAGCCAGAAATCGGTCTTGCCATCGGTGTTCTTCTTGGTGGCTTGGTTCAATTCTTATTCCAAATTCCTTTCCTTATTAAAGCGGGAGTGATGGTTAAGCCTAAATGGGGCTGGCGCGATCCGGGCGTGGTGAAGATCCGCACCCTTATGATTCCTGCTCTATTTGGTGTGTCGGTAAGCCAAATCAACCTGTTGTTTGACACCTTTATTGCTAGCTTCTTGCAAACAGGCTCTATCAGTTGGCTTTACTACTCTGATCGCTTATTGGAGTTCCCACTTGGCCTATTTGGTATTGCGATTGCCACGGTGATTCTCCCAGCATTATCACGTAAGCACGTAGATGCTCACAGTGAAGGTTTTGCTCATACGATGGATTGGGGCGTACGCATGGTTACCTTACTAGGTATTCCTGCAATGCTTGGTTTGATGGTACTCGCAAAGCCAATGTTGATGGTGTTGTTTATGCGTGGTGAGTTTTCTCCGCAAGACGTACATCAAGCCTCGCTCTCATTATTAGCGTATGCATCAGGTCTGCTTAACTTCATGCTGATTAAGGTTCTCGCTCCGGGTTACTACTCGCGTCAAGACACTAAAACGCCAGTGAAGTACGGCATCATTGCGATGGTGACGAATATGGTCTTCAACGCGATCTTTGCATACTTCTACGGTTACGTTGGTCTTGCTATTGCAACGGCGCTTTCTGCTTTTGTAAACATGGCATTGCTTTACCGCGGTTTGCATATTGCTGGTGTGTACCAAATCACTAAGCGAACTGTCCTCTTTATTATACGTTTGGTGATAGCTGGCGCAGCGATGGTTGCGGCTATCTTATGGCAACTTGAAGACATGTCTGTGTGGTTGGGTTGGAGCTTTGCTCACCGCAGTGGCGTACTAGGAATGTTGGTTGGACTTGGTGCTGTCGTTTACCTAGCCGTTGTGTTTTTACTCGGCATACGTTTAAAAGACTTAAAAGCTGGGACAGAATAA
- the ribF gene encoding bifunctional riboflavin kinase/FAD synthetase has translation MELIRGIHNIKSRHHGCVLTIGNFDGVHRGHQQVLQQVSEQAEKLSLPSVVMTFEPQPMELFARDKAPARLTRLRDKFVQLSKLDIDRLLCVNFNRHFADLTAEEFIRDLLVGRLGVKFLVIGDDFCFGKGRTGNFAMLQEAGEKYGFEVVSTQSFCLQQLRVSSTAIRKALARDDLHSAQEMLGRDYSIAGRVSHGRKLGRTIGFPTANIPLKRCVSPVSGVYVVQALGLGDKPVGGVANIGQRPTVNGVRQQLEVHLFDFHANLYGKQLEVELLHKLRDEQKFESFEALKQQIELDAEAARVWLRQLKR, from the coding sequence ATGGAACTGATTAGAGGCATTCACAATATCAAGTCGCGCCATCATGGCTGCGTGCTGACTATTGGCAATTTCGATGGCGTACACAGAGGCCATCAACAAGTATTGCAGCAAGTGTCTGAACAAGCGGAGAAACTTTCGTTGCCTTCGGTTGTGATGACCTTTGAACCTCAGCCGATGGAGCTGTTTGCTCGAGATAAGGCACCTGCGAGGTTAACGCGACTGCGTGATAAGTTTGTTCAGCTGAGTAAGCTCGACATCGATCGTTTGCTGTGTGTTAACTTCAATCGTCATTTTGCTGACCTAACGGCGGAAGAGTTTATCCGTGACTTGTTGGTTGGTCGATTGGGTGTTAAGTTTCTTGTCATCGGCGATGATTTCTGTTTCGGCAAAGGCCGAACTGGTAACTTTGCGATGTTACAAGAAGCAGGGGAAAAGTACGGCTTTGAAGTTGTCAGTACCCAAAGCTTTTGTTTACAGCAATTACGAGTGAGCAGCACGGCTATCCGTAAAGCGCTGGCTCGTGATGATTTGCATTCCGCGCAAGAGATGCTGGGAAGAGATTACAGCATTGCCGGTCGTGTTTCACACGGAAGAAAGCTAGGTCGAACCATCGGGTTCCCTACTGCAAATATTCCTTTGAAACGCTGTGTATCTCCGGTTTCCGGAGTTTATGTTGTTCAAGCGCTTGGCTTAGGAGATAAGCCAGTGGGTGGCGTCGCTAACATTGGTCAACGACCAACAGTAAATGGTGTTCGCCAGCAGTTAGAAGTACACTTATTCGACTTTCACGCTAATTTATATGGCAAGCAGCTAGAAGTGGAACTTTTGCATAAACTCAGAGATGAGCAAAAGTTTGAGTCGTTTGAAGCACTTAAACAACAAATCGAATTGGATGCTGAAGCAGCGAGGGTGTGGCTGCGTCAGCTTAAGCGTTGA
- a CDS encoding ArsR/SmtB family transcription factor: MNLQEMEKNSAKAVVLLKAMANERRLQILCMLHNQELSVGELCAKLELSQSALSQHLAWLRRDELVATRKEAQTVYYTLKSDQVKELIQTLHGLYCEVATA, from the coding sequence ATGAATCTACAAGAAATGGAGAAAAACTCCGCCAAAGCTGTCGTGTTGCTTAAAGCGATGGCAAATGAAAGACGCCTACAAATCCTTTGCATGCTGCATAATCAAGAGCTTTCGGTCGGGGAGCTTTGCGCAAAACTAGAGTTGAGTCAATCGGCACTGTCTCAGCACTTAGCGTGGCTTCGACGCGATGAATTGGTTGCAACGCGAAAAGAAGCGCAAACGGTCTACTACACATTAAAGAGTGATCAAGTGAAAGAGCTTATTCAAACACTTCATGGTCTCTATTGTGAGGTAGCTACCGCGTGA
- the lspA gene encoding signal peptidase II: MSEKALTLKQSGVRWLWLAILVFIADIGIKLVVMDNMGYGWANRIEVLPFFNLLYVHNYGAAFSFLSDQAGWQRWLFTGIAFVVTGLLTYWMSKLPAKEKWNNIAYALIIGGAVGNVFDRVVHGFVVDYLDFFWGSYHWPAFNLADTTICIGAAMIILDGFRKKDANK, translated from the coding sequence ATGAGTGAAAAAGCACTGACGTTAAAGCAATCTGGAGTTCGCTGGCTATGGTTAGCAATTCTGGTATTTATTGCCGATATTGGCATCAAATTGGTGGTAATGGACAACATGGGCTACGGATGGGCGAACCGAATTGAGGTGCTGCCATTCTTCAACCTACTTTATGTTCATAACTACGGTGCAGCATTCAGCTTCTTGAGCGATCAAGCGGGCTGGCAACGCTGGTTGTTCACTGGTATCGCGTTTGTTGTGACAGGTCTTTTGACTTACTGGATGAGTAAGCTTCCAGCCAAAGAAAAATGGAACAACATCGCTTATGCATTGATTATTGGTGGTGCAGTGGGCAACGTGTTTGACCGTGTGGTTCACGGCTTTGTTGTTGATTACCTTGACTTCTTCTGGGGCAGCTATCACTGGCCAGCATTCAATCTAGCGGATACGACTATCTGTATTGGTGCGGCAATGATCATTCTTGACGGCTTCCGCAAAAAGGATGCTAACAAGTAA
- the ileS gene encoding isoleucine--tRNA ligase produces the protein MSEYKDTLNLPETGFPMRGNLANREPEMLKRWYKEDLYGEIRKAKKGKKSFVLHDGPPYANGDIHIGHALNKILKDIIIKSKTLSGFDAPYIPGWDCHGLPIELMVEKKVGKPGQKVTAAEFREKCREYAAGQVEGQKESFKRLGIMGEWDKPYRTMDFATEANIIRALGKIASKGHLLKGFKPVHWCTDCGSALAEAEVEYKDKVSPSIDVRFKAADEAALLSKFELTEGHEGQGDISIVIWTTTPWTLPANRAVCLRDDLEYVLIQTEGDNAERIIVAAELAKDVMDRAGIEHFHNLGFAKGADLELSQFQHPFYDFTVPAILGDHVTTDSGTGVVHTAPGHGQEDFAVGNKYNLEVANPVGSNGVYLPDTELFAGQHVFKANDAVVEVLKEKGALLHHHAYEHSYPHCWRHKTPIIFRATPQWFVSMDQAGLRAKALESIKNVEWMPEWGQSRIEGMIEGRPEWCISRQRTWGVPIALFVHKETAELHPNTLELIEKVAKLVEEKGIQAWWDVDAAELLGADADQYEKVLDTLDVWFDSGVTHFSVVDAREEYNGNSADLYLEGSDQHRGWFQSSLISSIAMKDEAPYKQVLTHGFVVDGHGRKMSKSIGNVVAPKDVTNKLGADILRLWVASTDYTGEVAVSDEILKRSADAYRRIRNTARFFLANLSGFNPETDIVPVEEMVALDRWAVGRALAAQEEIVKAYEEYNTHGVTQRLMQFCSIEMGSFYLDVIKDRQYTAKRGGNAQRSCQTALYYIVEALVRWMAPIMSFTADEIWNEMPGQRDKFVFTGEWFDGLFGLAEGEELNNEFWTEIQAVRGAVNKLLEDARKEKTIGGALQAEVTLFADDALAAKINKLEDELRFVLLTSAAKVKPLGEKTDAAQATDIEGLFVEVAAAEGEKCDRCWHHTPDVGTIEGHEKICGRCVSNVDGEGEVRKFA, from the coding sequence ATGAGTGAGTATAAAGATACCCTGAACTTACCTGAAACAGGGTTTCCAATGCGCGGCAACCTGGCCAATCGTGAGCCAGAAATGCTTAAGCGTTGGTACAAAGAAGATCTTTACGGTGAAATCCGTAAAGCTAAGAAAGGCAAAAAGTCATTCGTACTGCACGATGGCCCTCCTTACGCGAACGGTGACATTCACATTGGTCACGCACTAAACAAGATTCTTAAAGACATTATTATTAAATCCAAAACACTTTCAGGTTTTGACGCACCTTACATCCCAGGCTGGGACTGCCACGGTCTACCTATCGAATTGATGGTAGAGAAGAAAGTAGGCAAGCCAGGCCAAAAAGTGACGGCAGCTGAGTTCCGCGAGAAATGTCGCGAGTACGCTGCAGGTCAAGTTGAAGGTCAAAAAGAGAGCTTCAAGCGTCTTGGCATCATGGGTGAGTGGGACAAGCCATACCGCACTATGGACTTCGCAACTGAAGCGAACATCATCCGTGCACTTGGTAAGATCGCAAGCAAAGGTCACCTACTGAAAGGTTTTAAACCAGTTCACTGGTGTACAGACTGTGGTTCAGCTCTTGCTGAAGCAGAAGTTGAGTACAAAGATAAAGTATCGCCATCTATCGACGTTCGCTTCAAAGCGGCTGACGAAGCGGCACTGCTATCTAAGTTTGAGCTAACTGAAGGTCACGAAGGCCAAGGTGACATATCTATCGTTATCTGGACAACAACACCATGGACACTGCCTGCAAACCGCGCAGTATGTCTACGTGATGATCTAGAGTACGTGCTTATCCAAACAGAAGGCGACAACGCTGAGCGTATCATCGTTGCTGCTGAGCTAGCGAAAGACGTAATGGACCGTGCAGGTATCGAGCACTTCCACAACCTTGGCTTTGCTAAAGGTGCGGACCTAGAGCTTTCTCAATTCCAACACCCATTCTACGATTTCACTGTACCGGCGATCCTTGGTGATCACGTTACAACTGATTCAGGTACTGGTGTTGTTCACACTGCACCTGGTCACGGTCAAGAAGACTTCGCGGTTGGTAATAAGTACAACCTAGAAGTAGCAAACCCAGTTGGTTCAAACGGTGTTTACCTACCAGACACTGAGCTATTTGCTGGTCAGCACGTATTTAAAGCGAACGATGCAGTAGTAGAAGTACTGAAAGAAAAAGGTGCACTACTACACCACCACGCATACGAGCACAGCTACCCACACTGTTGGCGTCATAAGACTCCGATCATCTTCCGCGCAACACCACAATGGTTCGTGTCTATGGACCAAGCTGGCCTACGTGCTAAAGCACTAGAGTCAATCAAGAATGTTGAGTGGATGCCTGAGTGGGGTCAAAGCCGTATCGAAGGTATGATCGAAGGTCGCCCTGAGTGGTGTATCTCTCGTCAACGTACTTGGGGTGTGCCAATTGCTCTGTTCGTTCATAAAGAAACAGCAGAACTTCATCCAAACACGCTAGAGCTGATCGAGAAAGTCGCTAAGCTGGTTGAAGAGAAAGGCATCCAAGCATGGTGGGATGTCGATGCAGCTGAACTACTAGGTGCTGACGCTGACCAATACGAAAAAGTACTAGATACACTAGACGTATGGTTCGATTCAGGTGTTACACACTTCTCTGTTGTTGATGCTCGTGAAGAGTACAACGGCAACAGTGCAGACCTATACCTAGAGGGTTCTGACCAACACCGCGGTTGGTTCCAGTCTTCTCTAATTTCATCTATCGCGATGAAAGACGAAGCGCCGTACAAACAAGTACTGACACACGGTTTCGTGGTTGATGGTCACGGTCGTAAGATGTCGAAATCTATCGGTAACGTGGTTGCGCCAAAAGACGTAACTAACAAGCTAGGTGCTGACATTCTTCGTCTATGGGTTGCTTCAACAGACTATACTGGTGAAGTTGCGGTTTCTGATGAAATCCTAAAACGCAGCGCAGATGCGTACCGTCGTATCCGTAACACAGCGCGTTTCTTCCTTGCTAACCTAAGCGGCTTCAACCCTGAAACAGACATTGTTCCTGTTGAAGAGATGGTTGCGCTAGATCGCTGGGCGGTTGGTCGTGCACTAGCAGCACAAGAAGAGATTGTTAAAGCATACGAAGAGTACAACACTCACGGTGTGACTCAGCGTCTAATGCAATTCTGTTCAATCGAAATGGGCTCTTTCTACCTAGACGTAATTAAAGACCGTCAGTACACAGCAAAACGTGGCGGCAACGCTCAACGTAGCTGTCAGACAGCACTTTACTACATCGTAGAAGCGCTAGTTCGTTGGATGGCGCCAATCATGTCGTTCACTGCAGATGAAATCTGGAACGAAATGCCTGGTCAACGCGACAAGTTCGTATTCACTGGTGAGTGGTTCGATGGTCTATTCGGTCTTGCTGAAGGCGAAGAGCTGAACAACGAATTCTGGACTGAGATCCAAGCGGTTCGTGGTGCAGTGAACAAACTTCTAGAAGATGCGCGTAAAGAGAAAACTATCGGTGGTGCACTACAAGCTGAAGTGACGCTATTTGCTGATGACGCTCTAGCGGCGAAAATCAACAAACTAGAAGATGAACTGCGCTTTGTTCTACTAACATCTGCAGCGAAAGTTAAGCCTCTAGGTGAGAAGACTGATGCTGCACAAGCGACGGATATCGAAGGCTTATTTGTTGAAGTAGCAGCAGCTGAAGGCGAGAAGTGTGACCGTTGTTGGCACCACACGCCAGACGTAGGCACAATCGAAGGTCACGAGAAGATCTGTGGTCGTTGTGTGTCTAACGTTGACGGCGAAGGTGAAGTACGTAAATTCGCGTAA
- the btsR gene encoding two-component system response regulator BtsR, with protein MLTALVIDDEQFAREELAELLDETGQIEVIGDASNAIMGLKKINELKPDVVFLDIQMPQVTGIELLGMLDPETMPYVVFVTAYDQYAIQAFEDNAFDYLLKPVDPCRLTKTVKRLNKVMSQSALTQQLSAIAPESLDQIPCIGHNRIVIMATETVECAYSDISGVHVRSTSQTASTQLTLKTLEEKTPLVRCHRQYLVSIKAISEIKLLENGLAEIITKTGFEIPVSRRYLKVLKELLGISS; from the coding sequence ATGTTAACCGCACTCGTCATTGATGATGAACAATTTGCTCGTGAAGAGTTAGCAGAGCTATTGGATGAAACAGGCCAGATTGAGGTGATTGGCGACGCGTCAAACGCCATCATGGGGCTAAAGAAGATCAATGAACTCAAACCTGATGTGGTGTTTCTCGACATCCAAATGCCACAGGTGACGGGCATAGAGCTGTTGGGCATGTTAGACCCAGAGACCATGCCTTACGTGGTGTTTGTGACCGCCTACGATCAATACGCTATCCAAGCCTTTGAAGACAACGCGTTCGACTACTTACTCAAGCCCGTTGACCCATGCCGTTTGACAAAAACCGTCAAGCGCCTGAACAAAGTAATGAGTCAATCCGCGCTCACTCAGCAACTATCAGCCATCGCGCCCGAGAGCCTAGACCAGATACCTTGCATTGGACACAACCGCATTGTGATCATGGCAACCGAAACGGTTGAGTGCGCTTACAGTGACATCAGCGGAGTACATGTACGCTCCACCAGCCAAACCGCCAGCACACAGCTCACGCTAAAAACCTTGGAAGAGAAAACCCCATTGGTGCGTTGCCATCGACAGTATCTGGTCAGTATTAAAGCCATCAGCGAGATTAAGCTACTTGAAAACGGGCTGGCAGAAATCATCACCAAAACCGGCTTTGAGATCCCGGTGAGCCGTCGTTACCTAAAGGTGCTCAAGGAGCTGTTAGGTATCAGCAGCTAA
- the nhaR gene encoding transcriptional activator NhaR gives MSHLNYNHLYYFWMVCKQGSVTKAADALFLTPQTVTGQIKALEDRMKGKLTKRNGRTVEPTELGQLVFKYADRMFGLSYEMLDIVNYSQHSNILFEVGVADALSKRLVSKVLMTTVPEDNSIHLRCYESTHELLLERLSQHKLDMILSDCPVDSTQSPGLYSKKLGESSMSFFASSEIPDVKFPEILEKKKLLIPASRTAMGRKVLQWFDRQGLQPDVLGEFDDVALMKAFARYRDDVIFLAPTVYMSEIEDDRNLQLIGHVDDLKEEYYVIFAERMIQHPAVKNVCDADFSQMFE, from the coding sequence ATGTCGCACTTAAACTATAACCACCTTTATTACTTCTGGATGGTGTGTAAACAAGGCTCGGTAACAAAAGCTGCCGATGCATTATTCCTGACGCCACAAACTGTGACAGGGCAGATTAAAGCACTTGAAGACCGTATGAAGGGGAAGTTGACCAAACGTAATGGTCGTACGGTAGAGCCAACAGAGCTTGGACAGCTGGTATTTAAGTACGCAGATCGCATGTTTGGGTTGAGCTACGAAATGCTCGATATCGTCAACTATAGCCAACACTCCAATATCCTATTCGAAGTCGGCGTTGCCGATGCCCTCTCTAAACGTCTCGTCAGTAAAGTGCTGATGACCACGGTTCCAGAGGATAACAGTATTCACTTACGTTGTTATGAATCGACTCACGAACTGTTGCTAGAGCGTTTATCGCAACACAAGTTGGATATGATTCTTTCTGACTGCCCAGTAGATTCGACGCAAAGCCCTGGTCTATATAGTAAAAAGCTTGGTGAAAGCAGCATGAGCTTTTTTGCTTCGTCAGAAATTCCAGACGTCAAGTTCCCCGAAATCCTAGAGAAGAAAAAGCTACTTATCCCAGCAAGCCGAACGGCAATGGGGCGAAAAGTACTGCAGTGGTTTGATCGTCAAGGATTGCAACCAGATGTGTTGGGTGAATTTGATGATGTGGCGTTAATGAAGGCCTTTGCTCGATATCGCGATGATGTCATTTTCTTAGCACCGACGGTGTACATGTCCGAGATTGAGGACGATCGCAATTTGCAATTAATTGGGCATGTTGACGATTTGAAGGAAGAGTATTACGTCATCTTTGCCGAGCGAATGATACAACATCCAGCAGTAAAGAACGTTTGTGATGCAGATTTTAGCCAAATGTTTGAATGA
- the rpsT gene encoding 30S ribosomal protein S20 produces the protein MANSKSAKKRAIQAEKRRQHNASRRSMMRTYMKKTVAAIEAGDKEAATAAFAAVTPILDRMATKGLIHKNKAARHKSRFTAQIKAL, from the coding sequence TTGGCAAATAGTAAATCTGCTAAGAAGCGCGCTATCCAAGCTGAGAAACGTCGTCAGCACAATGCTAGCCGTCGCTCAATGATGCGTACTTACATGAAGAAAACTGTTGCTGCTATCGAAGCAGGCGACAAAGAAGCTGCAACTGCTGCATTCGCTGCAGTTACACCTATCCTAGACCGTATGGCGACTAAAGGCCTTATTCACAAGAATAAAGCAGCTCGTCATAAGTCTCGTTTCACTGCACAAATCAAAGCTCTTTAA